The Colius striatus isolate bColStr4 chromosome 24, bColStr4.1.hap1, whole genome shotgun sequence genome includes a window with the following:
- the RPS6KA1 gene encoding ribosomal protein S6 kinase alpha-1 isoform X4, which yields MPLAQLAEPWPDMELVHLDTENGQAAPEEGGNPPSKGEGVVKEINITHHVKEGSEKADPSQFELLKVLGQGSFGKVFLVRKITPPDNNHLYAMKVLKKATLKVRDRVRTKLERDILADVNHPFVVKLHYAFQTEGKLYLILDFLRGGDLFTRLSKEIMFTEEDVKFYLAELALGLDHLHSLGIIYRDLKPENILLDEEGHIRLTDFGLSKEAIDHEKKAYSFCGTVEYMAPEVVNRQGHSHSADWWSYGVLMFEMLTGSLPFQGKDRKETMTHILKAKLGMPQFLSTEAQSLLRALFKRNPANRLGSGPDGAEEIKRHPFYSTIDWNKLYRREIKPPFRPAVGQPDDTFYFDAEFTSRTPKDSPGIPPSAGAHQLFRGFSFVATGLMEDGKVKPAQPPLHSVVQQLHGKNVQFSDGYVGMETIGIGSYSVCKRCIHKATNMEYAVKIIDKSKRDPSEEIEILLRYGQHPNIITLKDVYDDGKYVYLVTELMRGGELLDKILRQKFFSEREASSVLHTICKTVEYLHSQMVVHRDLKPSNILYLDESGNPESIRICDFGFAKQLRAENGLLMTPCYTENFVAPEVLKRKGYDEGCDIWSLGVLLYAMLAGRTPFANGPSDTPEEILSRIGRGNFSISGGNWDTISDMAKDLVSKMLHVDPHQRLTAKQVLQHPWITQKDSLPQSQLNHQDIQLVKGAMAATYSALNSSKPGPQLKPIESSILAQRRVKKLPLTTL from the exons GGTGAAGGTGTTGTGAAGGAAATCAACATCACTCACCACGTGAAGGAGGGCTCTGAGAAAGCCGACCCGTCGCAGTTTGAGCTCCTCAAGGTGCTGGGACAGGGCTCCTTTGGCAAG GTTTTCTTGGTGAGAAAAATAACACCACCAGACAACAACCACCTCTATGCCATGAAAGTGCTCAAGAAGGCGACATTGAAAG TGCGTGACCGAGTAAGAACAAAGTTAGAAAGGGACATCCTGGCTGATGTAAACCATCCCTTTGTGGTGAAACTCCACTATG CATTCCAGACAGAGGGGAAGCTGTATCTCATCTTGGATTTCCTCAGAGGAGGTGACCTCTTCACTCGGCTTTCCAAAGAG ATCATGTTCACTGAGGAGGATGTGAAGTTCTACCTGGCAGAGCTTGCTCTGGGGCTCGACCATCTGCACAGCCTGGGCATCATCTACCGGGACCTTAAACCAGAGAA CATCCTCTTGGATGAAGAAGGACACATCAGGCTCACAG ATTTTGGCTTGAGTAAGGAGGCTATAGACCACGAGAAGAAAGCCTACTCCTTCTGTGGGACAGTGGAATATATGGCCCCAGAGGTTGTGAATCGCCAGGGCCACTCCCACAGTGCTGACTGGTGGTCCTACGGGGTGTTAATG TTTGAAATGCTCACTGGCTCACTGCCCTTCCAGGGGAAGGATCGTAAGGAGACCATGACCCACATCCTCAA AGCAAAGCTGGGCATGCCACAGTTCCTGAGTACTGAGGCACAGAGCCTCCTGAGAGCCCTTTTCAAAAGGAATCCAGCCAACAGATTAG GGTCTGGACCAGATGGGGCAGAAGAGATCAAGCGCCATCCTTTCTACTCCACCATTGACTGGAAT AAGCTGTACCGCCGGGAGATCAAGCCTCCCTTCAGGCCTGCCGTGGGGCAGCCCGACGACACCTTCTACTTCGATGCAGAGTTTACGTCTCGTACCCCAAAAG ATTCCCCAGGCATCCCTCCTAGTGCAGGCGCTCATCAGCTCTTCCGAGGCTTCAGTTTCGTGGCAACAGGGCTGATGGAGGATGGCAAGGTGAAGCCTGCCCAGCCTCCTCTGCATTCTGTGGTGCAG CAGCTGCACGGCAAGAACGTCCAGTTCAGCGACGGCTACGTGGGGATGGAGACAATCGGCATCGGCTCCTACTCAGTGTGTAAACGCTGCATCCATAAAGCGACCAACATGGAGTATGCAGTCAAG ATTATTGACAAGAGCAAGAGAGACCCTTCTGAGGAAATAGAGATCCTGCTGCGCTACGGGCAGCATCCCAACATCATCACCTTGAAAGAT GTGTATGATGATGGGAAGTACGTGTACCTGGTGACTGAGCTGATGAGGGGAGGGGAGCTGCTTGACAAAATCCTCAGACAGAAGTTTTTCTCAGAGAGGGAAGCCAGTTCAGTCCTGCACACCATCTGTAAGACAGTGGAGTACCTGCACTCCCAGATG GTGGTTCACAGGGATTTGAAACCCAGCAACATTCTCTACTTGGATGAGTCAGGAAACCCCGAGAGCATTCGCATTTGTGACTTTGGCTTTGCCAAGCAGCTGAGGGCAGAGAACGGCCTTCTTATGACTCCCTGCTACACAGAAAACTTCGTGGCACCCGAG GTCCTGAAACGCAAAGGCTACGACGAGGGCTGTGACATCTGGAGCCTGGGAGTGCTGCTGTACGCCATGCTGGCAGG ccgCACTCCGTTTGCAAACGGTCCCAGTGACACTCCAGAAGAGATCCTGAGCCGGATAGGTCGGGGGAACTTCTCCATCAGTGGAGGGAATTGggacactatttctgatatggCCAAG GATCTCGTATCAAAGATGCTTCATGTAGATCCTCACCAGCGTCTAACAGCCAAGCAggtcctgcagcatccctggatAACCCAGAAGGACAGCTTACCCCAGAGCCAGCTGAACCACCAGGACATTCAGCTTGTGAAG GGGGCGATGGCTGCCACCTACTCTGCACTGAACAGCTCCAAGCCAGGCCCACAGCTGAAGCCCATCGAATCCTCCATTCTGGCCCAGAGGCGGGTGAAGAAACTCCCTTTAACCACCCTGTGA
- the RPS6KA1 gene encoding ribosomal protein S6 kinase alpha-1 isoform X2 codes for MPLAQLAEPWPDMELVHLDTENGQAAPEEGGNPPSKAKSDITWIEKDLVDSADKGEGVVKEINITHHVKEGSEKADPSQFELLKVLGQGSFGKVFLVRKITPPDNNHLYAMKVLKKATLKVRDRVRTKLERDILADVNHPFVVKLHYAFQTEGKLYLILDFLRGGDLFTRLSKEIMFTEEDVKFYLAELALGLDHLHSLGIIYRDLKPENILLDEEGHIRLTDFGLSKEAIDHEKKAYSFCGTVEYMAPEVVNRQGHSHSADWWSYGVLMFEMLTGSLPFQGKDRKETMTHILKAKLGMPQFLSTEAQSLLRALFKRNPANRLGSGPDGAEEIKRHPFYSTIDWNKLYRREIKPPFRPAVGQPDDTFYFDAEFTSRTPKDSPGIPPSAGAHQLFRGFSFVATGLMEDGKVKPAQPPLHSVVQLHGKNVQFSDGYVGMETIGIGSYSVCKRCIHKATNMEYAVKIIDKSKRDPSEEIEILLRYGQHPNIITLKDVYDDGKYVYLVTELMRGGELLDKILRQKFFSEREASSVLHTICKTVEYLHSQMVVHRDLKPSNILYLDESGNPESIRICDFGFAKQLRAENGLLMTPCYTENFVAPEVLKRKGYDEGCDIWSLGVLLYAMLAGRTPFANGPSDTPEEILSRIGRGNFSISGGNWDTISDMAKDLVSKMLHVDPHQRLTAKQVLQHPWITQKDSLPQSQLNHQDIQLVKGAMAATYSALNSSKPGPQLKPIESSILAQRRVKKLPLTTL; via the exons GGTGAAGGTGTTGTGAAGGAAATCAACATCACTCACCACGTGAAGGAGGGCTCTGAGAAAGCCGACCCGTCGCAGTTTGAGCTCCTCAAGGTGCTGGGACAGGGCTCCTTTGGCAAG GTTTTCTTGGTGAGAAAAATAACACCACCAGACAACAACCACCTCTATGCCATGAAAGTGCTCAAGAAGGCGACATTGAAAG TGCGTGACCGAGTAAGAACAAAGTTAGAAAGGGACATCCTGGCTGATGTAAACCATCCCTTTGTGGTGAAACTCCACTATG CATTCCAGACAGAGGGGAAGCTGTATCTCATCTTGGATTTCCTCAGAGGAGGTGACCTCTTCACTCGGCTTTCCAAAGAG ATCATGTTCACTGAGGAGGATGTGAAGTTCTACCTGGCAGAGCTTGCTCTGGGGCTCGACCATCTGCACAGCCTGGGCATCATCTACCGGGACCTTAAACCAGAGAA CATCCTCTTGGATGAAGAAGGACACATCAGGCTCACAG ATTTTGGCTTGAGTAAGGAGGCTATAGACCACGAGAAGAAAGCCTACTCCTTCTGTGGGACAGTGGAATATATGGCCCCAGAGGTTGTGAATCGCCAGGGCCACTCCCACAGTGCTGACTGGTGGTCCTACGGGGTGTTAATG TTTGAAATGCTCACTGGCTCACTGCCCTTCCAGGGGAAGGATCGTAAGGAGACCATGACCCACATCCTCAA AGCAAAGCTGGGCATGCCACAGTTCCTGAGTACTGAGGCACAGAGCCTCCTGAGAGCCCTTTTCAAAAGGAATCCAGCCAACAGATTAG GGTCTGGACCAGATGGGGCAGAAGAGATCAAGCGCCATCCTTTCTACTCCACCATTGACTGGAAT AAGCTGTACCGCCGGGAGATCAAGCCTCCCTTCAGGCCTGCCGTGGGGCAGCCCGACGACACCTTCTACTTCGATGCAGAGTTTACGTCTCGTACCCCAAAAG ATTCCCCAGGCATCCCTCCTAGTGCAGGCGCTCATCAGCTCTTCCGAGGCTTCAGTTTCGTGGCAACAGGGCTGATGGAGGATGGCAAGGTGAAGCCTGCCCAGCCTCCTCTGCATTCTGTGGTGCAG CTGCACGGCAAGAACGTCCAGTTCAGCGACGGCTACGTGGGGATGGAGACAATCGGCATCGGCTCCTACTCAGTGTGTAAACGCTGCATCCATAAAGCGACCAACATGGAGTATGCAGTCAAG ATTATTGACAAGAGCAAGAGAGACCCTTCTGAGGAAATAGAGATCCTGCTGCGCTACGGGCAGCATCCCAACATCATCACCTTGAAAGAT GTGTATGATGATGGGAAGTACGTGTACCTGGTGACTGAGCTGATGAGGGGAGGGGAGCTGCTTGACAAAATCCTCAGACAGAAGTTTTTCTCAGAGAGGGAAGCCAGTTCAGTCCTGCACACCATCTGTAAGACAGTGGAGTACCTGCACTCCCAGATG GTGGTTCACAGGGATTTGAAACCCAGCAACATTCTCTACTTGGATGAGTCAGGAAACCCCGAGAGCATTCGCATTTGTGACTTTGGCTTTGCCAAGCAGCTGAGGGCAGAGAACGGCCTTCTTATGACTCCCTGCTACACAGAAAACTTCGTGGCACCCGAG GTCCTGAAACGCAAAGGCTACGACGAGGGCTGTGACATCTGGAGCCTGGGAGTGCTGCTGTACGCCATGCTGGCAGG ccgCACTCCGTTTGCAAACGGTCCCAGTGACACTCCAGAAGAGATCCTGAGCCGGATAGGTCGGGGGAACTTCTCCATCAGTGGAGGGAATTGggacactatttctgatatggCCAAG GATCTCGTATCAAAGATGCTTCATGTAGATCCTCACCAGCGTCTAACAGCCAAGCAggtcctgcagcatccctggatAACCCAGAAGGACAGCTTACCCCAGAGCCAGCTGAACCACCAGGACATTCAGCTTGTGAAG GGGGCGATGGCTGCCACCTACTCTGCACTGAACAGCTCCAAGCCAGGCCCACAGCTGAAGCCCATCGAATCCTCCATTCTGGCCCAGAGGCGGGTGAAGAAACTCCCTTTAACCACCCTGTGA
- the RPS6KA1 gene encoding ribosomal protein S6 kinase alpha-1 isoform X1, with protein sequence MPLAQLAEPWPDMELVHLDTENGQAAPEEGGNPPSKAKSDITWIEKDLVDSADKGEGVVKEINITHHVKEGSEKADPSQFELLKVLGQGSFGKVFLVRKITPPDNNHLYAMKVLKKATLKVRDRVRTKLERDILADVNHPFVVKLHYAFQTEGKLYLILDFLRGGDLFTRLSKEIMFTEEDVKFYLAELALGLDHLHSLGIIYRDLKPENILLDEEGHIRLTDFGLSKEAIDHEKKAYSFCGTVEYMAPEVVNRQGHSHSADWWSYGVLMFEMLTGSLPFQGKDRKETMTHILKAKLGMPQFLSTEAQSLLRALFKRNPANRLGSGPDGAEEIKRHPFYSTIDWNKLYRREIKPPFRPAVGQPDDTFYFDAEFTSRTPKDSPGIPPSAGAHQLFRGFSFVATGLMEDGKVKPAQPPLHSVVQQLHGKNVQFSDGYVGMETIGIGSYSVCKRCIHKATNMEYAVKIIDKSKRDPSEEIEILLRYGQHPNIITLKDVYDDGKYVYLVTELMRGGELLDKILRQKFFSEREASSVLHTICKTVEYLHSQMVVHRDLKPSNILYLDESGNPESIRICDFGFAKQLRAENGLLMTPCYTENFVAPEVLKRKGYDEGCDIWSLGVLLYAMLAGRTPFANGPSDTPEEILSRIGRGNFSISGGNWDTISDMAKDLVSKMLHVDPHQRLTAKQVLQHPWITQKDSLPQSQLNHQDIQLVKGAMAATYSALNSSKPGPQLKPIESSILAQRRVKKLPLTTL encoded by the exons GGTGAAGGTGTTGTGAAGGAAATCAACATCACTCACCACGTGAAGGAGGGCTCTGAGAAAGCCGACCCGTCGCAGTTTGAGCTCCTCAAGGTGCTGGGACAGGGCTCCTTTGGCAAG GTTTTCTTGGTGAGAAAAATAACACCACCAGACAACAACCACCTCTATGCCATGAAAGTGCTCAAGAAGGCGACATTGAAAG TGCGTGACCGAGTAAGAACAAAGTTAGAAAGGGACATCCTGGCTGATGTAAACCATCCCTTTGTGGTGAAACTCCACTATG CATTCCAGACAGAGGGGAAGCTGTATCTCATCTTGGATTTCCTCAGAGGAGGTGACCTCTTCACTCGGCTTTCCAAAGAG ATCATGTTCACTGAGGAGGATGTGAAGTTCTACCTGGCAGAGCTTGCTCTGGGGCTCGACCATCTGCACAGCCTGGGCATCATCTACCGGGACCTTAAACCAGAGAA CATCCTCTTGGATGAAGAAGGACACATCAGGCTCACAG ATTTTGGCTTGAGTAAGGAGGCTATAGACCACGAGAAGAAAGCCTACTCCTTCTGTGGGACAGTGGAATATATGGCCCCAGAGGTTGTGAATCGCCAGGGCCACTCCCACAGTGCTGACTGGTGGTCCTACGGGGTGTTAATG TTTGAAATGCTCACTGGCTCACTGCCCTTCCAGGGGAAGGATCGTAAGGAGACCATGACCCACATCCTCAA AGCAAAGCTGGGCATGCCACAGTTCCTGAGTACTGAGGCACAGAGCCTCCTGAGAGCCCTTTTCAAAAGGAATCCAGCCAACAGATTAG GGTCTGGACCAGATGGGGCAGAAGAGATCAAGCGCCATCCTTTCTACTCCACCATTGACTGGAAT AAGCTGTACCGCCGGGAGATCAAGCCTCCCTTCAGGCCTGCCGTGGGGCAGCCCGACGACACCTTCTACTTCGATGCAGAGTTTACGTCTCGTACCCCAAAAG ATTCCCCAGGCATCCCTCCTAGTGCAGGCGCTCATCAGCTCTTCCGAGGCTTCAGTTTCGTGGCAACAGGGCTGATGGAGGATGGCAAGGTGAAGCCTGCCCAGCCTCCTCTGCATTCTGTGGTGCAG CAGCTGCACGGCAAGAACGTCCAGTTCAGCGACGGCTACGTGGGGATGGAGACAATCGGCATCGGCTCCTACTCAGTGTGTAAACGCTGCATCCATAAAGCGACCAACATGGAGTATGCAGTCAAG ATTATTGACAAGAGCAAGAGAGACCCTTCTGAGGAAATAGAGATCCTGCTGCGCTACGGGCAGCATCCCAACATCATCACCTTGAAAGAT GTGTATGATGATGGGAAGTACGTGTACCTGGTGACTGAGCTGATGAGGGGAGGGGAGCTGCTTGACAAAATCCTCAGACAGAAGTTTTTCTCAGAGAGGGAAGCCAGTTCAGTCCTGCACACCATCTGTAAGACAGTGGAGTACCTGCACTCCCAGATG GTGGTTCACAGGGATTTGAAACCCAGCAACATTCTCTACTTGGATGAGTCAGGAAACCCCGAGAGCATTCGCATTTGTGACTTTGGCTTTGCCAAGCAGCTGAGGGCAGAGAACGGCCTTCTTATGACTCCCTGCTACACAGAAAACTTCGTGGCACCCGAG GTCCTGAAACGCAAAGGCTACGACGAGGGCTGTGACATCTGGAGCCTGGGAGTGCTGCTGTACGCCATGCTGGCAGG ccgCACTCCGTTTGCAAACGGTCCCAGTGACACTCCAGAAGAGATCCTGAGCCGGATAGGTCGGGGGAACTTCTCCATCAGTGGAGGGAATTGggacactatttctgatatggCCAAG GATCTCGTATCAAAGATGCTTCATGTAGATCCTCACCAGCGTCTAACAGCCAAGCAggtcctgcagcatccctggatAACCCAGAAGGACAGCTTACCCCAGAGCCAGCTGAACCACCAGGACATTCAGCTTGTGAAG GGGGCGATGGCTGCCACCTACTCTGCACTGAACAGCTCCAAGCCAGGCCCACAGCTGAAGCCCATCGAATCCTCCATTCTGGCCCAGAGGCGGGTGAAGAAACTCCCTTTAACCACCCTGTGA
- the RPS6KA1 gene encoding ribosomal protein S6 kinase alpha-1 isoform X3, which produces MERDPKLPRICAFLTLWLQRKQRAKPCSRPGPVPGPRLSTGEGVVKEINITHHVKEGSEKADPSQFELLKVLGQGSFGKVFLVRKITPPDNNHLYAMKVLKKATLKVRDRVRTKLERDILADVNHPFVVKLHYAFQTEGKLYLILDFLRGGDLFTRLSKEIMFTEEDVKFYLAELALGLDHLHSLGIIYRDLKPENILLDEEGHIRLTDFGLSKEAIDHEKKAYSFCGTVEYMAPEVVNRQGHSHSADWWSYGVLMFEMLTGSLPFQGKDRKETMTHILKAKLGMPQFLSTEAQSLLRALFKRNPANRLGSGPDGAEEIKRHPFYSTIDWNKLYRREIKPPFRPAVGQPDDTFYFDAEFTSRTPKDSPGIPPSAGAHQLFRGFSFVATGLMEDGKVKPAQPPLHSVVQQLHGKNVQFSDGYVGMETIGIGSYSVCKRCIHKATNMEYAVKIIDKSKRDPSEEIEILLRYGQHPNIITLKDVYDDGKYVYLVTELMRGGELLDKILRQKFFSEREASSVLHTICKTVEYLHSQMVVHRDLKPSNILYLDESGNPESIRICDFGFAKQLRAENGLLMTPCYTENFVAPEVLKRKGYDEGCDIWSLGVLLYAMLAGRTPFANGPSDTPEEILSRIGRGNFSISGGNWDTISDMAKDLVSKMLHVDPHQRLTAKQVLQHPWITQKDSLPQSQLNHQDIQLVKGAMAATYSALNSSKPGPQLKPIESSILAQRRVKKLPLTTL; this is translated from the exons GGTGAAGGTGTTGTGAAGGAAATCAACATCACTCACCACGTGAAGGAGGGCTCTGAGAAAGCCGACCCGTCGCAGTTTGAGCTCCTCAAGGTGCTGGGACAGGGCTCCTTTGGCAAG GTTTTCTTGGTGAGAAAAATAACACCACCAGACAACAACCACCTCTATGCCATGAAAGTGCTCAAGAAGGCGACATTGAAAG TGCGTGACCGAGTAAGAACAAAGTTAGAAAGGGACATCCTGGCTGATGTAAACCATCCCTTTGTGGTGAAACTCCACTATG CATTCCAGACAGAGGGGAAGCTGTATCTCATCTTGGATTTCCTCAGAGGAGGTGACCTCTTCACTCGGCTTTCCAAAGAG ATCATGTTCACTGAGGAGGATGTGAAGTTCTACCTGGCAGAGCTTGCTCTGGGGCTCGACCATCTGCACAGCCTGGGCATCATCTACCGGGACCTTAAACCAGAGAA CATCCTCTTGGATGAAGAAGGACACATCAGGCTCACAG ATTTTGGCTTGAGTAAGGAGGCTATAGACCACGAGAAGAAAGCCTACTCCTTCTGTGGGACAGTGGAATATATGGCCCCAGAGGTTGTGAATCGCCAGGGCCACTCCCACAGTGCTGACTGGTGGTCCTACGGGGTGTTAATG TTTGAAATGCTCACTGGCTCACTGCCCTTCCAGGGGAAGGATCGTAAGGAGACCATGACCCACATCCTCAA AGCAAAGCTGGGCATGCCACAGTTCCTGAGTACTGAGGCACAGAGCCTCCTGAGAGCCCTTTTCAAAAGGAATCCAGCCAACAGATTAG GGTCTGGACCAGATGGGGCAGAAGAGATCAAGCGCCATCCTTTCTACTCCACCATTGACTGGAAT AAGCTGTACCGCCGGGAGATCAAGCCTCCCTTCAGGCCTGCCGTGGGGCAGCCCGACGACACCTTCTACTTCGATGCAGAGTTTACGTCTCGTACCCCAAAAG ATTCCCCAGGCATCCCTCCTAGTGCAGGCGCTCATCAGCTCTTCCGAGGCTTCAGTTTCGTGGCAACAGGGCTGATGGAGGATGGCAAGGTGAAGCCTGCCCAGCCTCCTCTGCATTCTGTGGTGCAG CAGCTGCACGGCAAGAACGTCCAGTTCAGCGACGGCTACGTGGGGATGGAGACAATCGGCATCGGCTCCTACTCAGTGTGTAAACGCTGCATCCATAAAGCGACCAACATGGAGTATGCAGTCAAG ATTATTGACAAGAGCAAGAGAGACCCTTCTGAGGAAATAGAGATCCTGCTGCGCTACGGGCAGCATCCCAACATCATCACCTTGAAAGAT GTGTATGATGATGGGAAGTACGTGTACCTGGTGACTGAGCTGATGAGGGGAGGGGAGCTGCTTGACAAAATCCTCAGACAGAAGTTTTTCTCAGAGAGGGAAGCCAGTTCAGTCCTGCACACCATCTGTAAGACAGTGGAGTACCTGCACTCCCAGATG GTGGTTCACAGGGATTTGAAACCCAGCAACATTCTCTACTTGGATGAGTCAGGAAACCCCGAGAGCATTCGCATTTGTGACTTTGGCTTTGCCAAGCAGCTGAGGGCAGAGAACGGCCTTCTTATGACTCCCTGCTACACAGAAAACTTCGTGGCACCCGAG GTCCTGAAACGCAAAGGCTACGACGAGGGCTGTGACATCTGGAGCCTGGGAGTGCTGCTGTACGCCATGCTGGCAGG ccgCACTCCGTTTGCAAACGGTCCCAGTGACACTCCAGAAGAGATCCTGAGCCGGATAGGTCGGGGGAACTTCTCCATCAGTGGAGGGAATTGggacactatttctgatatggCCAAG GATCTCGTATCAAAGATGCTTCATGTAGATCCTCACCAGCGTCTAACAGCCAAGCAggtcctgcagcatccctggatAACCCAGAAGGACAGCTTACCCCAGAGCCAGCTGAACCACCAGGACATTCAGCTTGTGAAG GGGGCGATGGCTGCCACCTACTCTGCACTGAACAGCTCCAAGCCAGGCCCACAGCTGAAGCCCATCGAATCCTCCATTCTGGCCCAGAGGCGGGTGAAGAAACTCCCTTTAACCACCCTGTGA